In Dietzia sp. ANT_WB102, the sequence CTGGACTCCGGTGTGCTGATCCGCGACGTCGGCATCCCGGGCCGACTTCGTGCGACCATCGGACTCGAGCACGAGAACAATCGGCTGCTGCAGGTGAGCGCCGAGTTGGCGGTCAAGGAGATCGAGACCGGAACCGAGGAGAACCGATGAGTGAACAGACCGCGCGACGGGGACGAGCCGAGAGAACGACCAAGGAATCGTCGATCGTCGTGGAGATCGACCTCGACGGCACGGGACGGACTGACATCTCGACCGGGGTGCCGTTCTTCGACCACATGCTCACGGCTTTCGGGCAGCACGGAGCGTTCGACCTCACCGTCCGCGCGACGGGTGATGTCGAGATCGAAGGGCACCACACGGTGGAGGACACAGCGATCGTCCTGGGCCAGGCGCTCGCCCACGCACTCGGCGACAAGCGCGGCATCCGTCGCTTCGGCCAGTGCTCGCTCCCCATGGACGAGACTCTTGCCGAGGCCGTCGTCGACGTCTCCGGCCGGCCCTACTTCGTCCACACCGGTGAGCCCGAGATGATGATCGGCTACGTCGTGATCGGCCACGACAGTGCGCCGTACGGCACGGTGCTCAATCGCCACGTATTCGAGACCCTCGCCTACAACGCCCGGATCGCGCTGCACGTCCGCGTGCATTATGGCCGCGATCCGCACCACATCACCGAGGCTGAGTACAAAGCCGTGGCCCGAGCCCTGCGAGCAGCTGTCGAGCCGGATCAGAGGATCACCGGGATCCCCTCCACCAAGGGCGCGTTGTGATGCCGGCGTGACCCCGCGCGTCGCCGCCCCTGGGGCGTTCACTCAGCTGGCCCGCACCCCTGGAGTCTCGGCCGCGTTCGTGCTGGTGCTCCTCGCGTTCGGTGGTTTCTCCCTGCTTCTGCCCGTGGTTCCGCTCGCCGTGGTTCGCGGAGGCGGTAGTGAGTTCGTTGCCGGCGCCACCACCGGCGTGTTCATGACTGTGACGGTTCTGTTCCAACTCGCCACCCCCCGTCTGACGAGCGTGATCGGTTATCGCTGGGTTTTGGCGATCGGAAGCTCGCTGCTCGGACTGCCCTCGGGGCTGCTCGCCCTGTTCGACGGCTCGTTTGCGGTGTTGGCGATCAGCGGTGTGCGTGGCGCAGGCTTCGGAATGATGACCGTTGCTGGTTCCGCCCTCGTTGCAGAGTTGGCCCCGCCCGGCATGCTCGGGCGGGCTACATCGCTGATCGGCCTCGCCGTGGGGATCTCCGAGGCGATCTTCCTTCCGGTCGGGCTGTGGCTGCTCGACATCTTTGGGTTGCCCACTGTGGCGTGGTCCGCCACCGCGTTCGGCGTGGTCGGTCTGGTCGCGGCCGCACGCCTGCCACACGTGTACCCGAGTCCACCGGAACCATCGGGGCAGTTGACCCTCAGTGCCAAGCAGGTATTGATCCTTCTCGCCGGTCCGTTTCTGGTCATGGTGGCGGTCACCCTGCCCTATGGCGCCGCGGCATCGTTCTTGTCGCCCGCCCTGGATTCCCTCGCCTCCGGCAGCGGCGCGGTGGTCGCCGGGGTCGGGCTCGGGTTGTTGGGCGCCGGTGTGATCGTCGGCCGCACGTTCGCCGGACTCATCTCGGACCGGCGCGGCCCTGGAGCGTTGGTCTGGCCTGGTCTCGTTGTAGCGGCGGTGGGAATGCTCGGCATCGCGGGTCTGTTGATGATTGAGGTAAACCCCTGGTGGTTCCTCGTGCCGACGGTCGTCTTCGGCCTCGGGTTCGGTGCGGTGCAGAACGAGGCTCTTGTCGCGTCGTTCGAGCGGATGCCGCGCTCGCGACTGGGGACGGCGTCCGCATCGTGGAATATCTCCTTCGACGCGGGCACTGGTCTCGGGTCTGTGGTGATGGGAGGGTTCGCAGGTTTTGGTTACGTCGTGCTGTTTGCCGTGGCGGCGGGGGTCGTACTGGCGGTCGGTGGCCCGGCGGCGGTGGGTGGCCGGCGCACCAGACCTACGCGCGATCTGCCCGTGACGGACCCCGGGGATAAGGTGAACCAATGACGAATTCGGCCACGCGGGTAGCGCTCCTGGATTATGGCTCGGGAAACCTGCGGTCGGCACAGCGCGCGCTCGAGCGCGTGGGAGCCCGGGTCGAGCTCACCTCGGATCCGCGCGTTGCCACAGAGGCGGAGGCGTTGGTCGTGCCAGGGGTCGGTGCGTTCGCCGCGTGCATGAAGGGCCTCGAAGCGGTTAAGGGGCCACGGATCATCGGGGAGCGTCTCGCGGGCAGTCGGCCCGTTCTGGGCATCTGCGTTGGTATGCAGGTGATGTTCGAGCGCGGCACCGAATTCGCTGATGGGGAGCACGAAGGTTCGCCAGGTGTGCCGGGGTGCGGTGAGTGGCCCGGTGTCGTCGAGAAGCTGGACGCACCCGTGTTGCCGCACATGGGTTGGAACACTGTCGAGGCGCCCTCGGACACTATTCTGTTTGCCGGCATGCCCGCCGACGAACGCTTCTACTTCGTCCACTCCTACGGCGTTAGACGCTGGGAGATGGAACCCTCGGATCACCTCCGTCCCCCGGATGTCACCTGGGCCGAGCACGGCACCAGGTTCATCGCTGCGGTAGAGAACGGGCCCCTGGCCGCCACCCAGTTCCATCCCGAAAAATCGGGTGACGCGGGCTTACACCTCCTCGAGAACTGGATCCGTTTTGTCCGCTAGGGGTGGGCGGGGCCCCGCTCCGGTGTCGTTCGCCGTGCTCGCGCTGGGGGTAGCGGGGGCAGGGGTGCTGGTGCTGGCGGTGACCGCGGTCGCAGTCGCCCTGCTCCCCGTTCCGCCGGCCGTCAGGGCCATTGTCGCGTTGGTGGGCATGATCATGGCAGTCGTGGCGATGGGCCTGGTCTCCAACCGCATCACCGATCGCGCGATCCGCGCCGAATACGGCGAGGACCCCGGCGGGCAGGCGGAGACCCCCGATGGGGACGGACTAGGCTGATCGCCGTGACCAACGCCAGATACCTCGAACTCCTTCCTGCTGTCGACGTCGCCGACGGGCAGGCCGTCCGTCTCGTGCAGGGGGAGGCCGGTACCGAGACTTCTTACGGCGCGCCGATCGACGCGGCGCTTCAGTGGCAGCGTGACGGGGCGGAATGGGTCCACCTCGTGGACCTCGATGCTGCTTTCGGCCGGGGCTCGAACCGCGAACTCCTCGCCGAGGTCGTGGGAGCGCTCGACGTCAAGGTCGAGATGTCCGGTGGGATCCGCGATGACGATTCGCTCGAGGCTGCCCTGGCAACTGGGTGCGCCCGTGTCAACCTGGGCACGGCCGCGTTGGAGAATCCGGAGTGGTGCGCCTCGGCCATCGCTCGTCACGGTGACCGCATCGCGGTCGGCCTCGACGTTCGCGTGATCGACGGCGAGCCCAGGTTGCGGGGCCGCGGGTGGGTTTCCGATGGCGGCAACCTCTGGGAGGTTCTCGAGCGTCTGGACAAGGACGGTTGCGCCCGGTACGTGGTCACTGACGTCTCCAAGGACGGCATGCTCAACGGCCCCAACCTGGAGATGCTCTCGCAGGTGTGCGCGGCCACCGACGCCCCGGTGGTGGCGTCGGGGGGCGTCTCCTCGGTTGCGGACCTCGAGGCCATCGCCACGCTGGTGCCGCAGGGCGTGGAAGGTGCGATCGTGGGCAAGGCCCTCTATGCGGGCCGATTCACCCTGCCCGAGGCACTCGCCGCCGTCAGTCGGCGCTGAGTGCCGCGCGCGGTGACCGCCTGGTAGCTTCCCGACCCCGCACGACCTCGAGCAGGAGGCCCGAGATGGACGATCAGACAGGAAACGCCCTGCCGACGGACCTCCCCGTCGACCCGGTCGAGGCGCTCGCGCTGGCCGTACGCGTGCTCGACGAGGTGGCACCCAGGTTCATCGAGGGAGTCGGGGCGAAGAGCATCCAGAACAAGGGATCGCGCAACGATTTCGCGACCGAACTGGACCTGGAACTGGAGCGCCGTATCTCGGAATCCCTGCGGACGGAGACAGGGCTCGACGTGCACGGTGAGGAATACGGCGGTCCACCCGTGAACGAGGGCACCATCTGGGTGGTGGATCCCGTCGACGGCACCGCTAACTATTCGCTGGGCATACCGACCGCTGGCATACTGGTCTCGTTGGTCCACGAGCGTCAGCCGGTTCTCGGTCTGACGTGGCTGCCGCTGCTGGGGTTGTCGTTCACCTCTATCGCGGGGAGCCGGCTCAAGGAGAACGGCGTAGAGGTCCCGCAGATTCCCGACGCCTCCATCCGCGACGTCGCGCTGGGGCTGGGATCGCTCAACACCGGTGCGCGCGCGACGTACCCGCCGGCGTATCGCCGCGAGGTATTCGAGCAACTCACGCTCGACGCGGCGCGGACCCGGAAGTTCGGATCCACAGGAGTCGACTTGTCGTTCGTCGCATCGGGGAGACTGTCCGCAGCGGTGAGCTTCGGCAATTTCGCGTGGGACAACGCGGCCGGGGCGTCACATATCCGCTCCGCGGGTGGGGTGGTCACGGACCTCACAGGTGAGCCGTGGTCGACCGACTCCCTGTCCATCCTCGCCGCGGGTCCGCGGGCTCACGCTGAGGTCCTCGACACCATTCGGCAGCTCGGCGAGCCGAGCAACTTCCTTGAGGCTGGGCGACGGCGCGCTACTCCGGAACCCGACAGTCCGCGCCCGTGGCTCGAGAGTGAGCGGTGACCCGGTCATGACACTTGCAACAAGGATCATCCCGTGTTTGGACGTGGACGCCGGCCGCGTGGTCAAGGGAGTGAACTTCCTCGACCTCCGTGACGCGGGCGACCCCGTCGAACTGGCCGCCGCCTACGACGAGCAGGGGGCCGACGAGCTCACCTTCCTCGACGTCACTGCGTCGTCATCGGGACGCGGCACGATGATCGACGTGGTCAAACGGACCGCCGAGCAGATCTTCATCCCCCTCACCGTGGGAGGAGGGGTACGAACGGAAGAGGACGTCAACCAATTGCTGCGCGCGGGCGCGGACAAAGTGAGTGTCAACACCGCCGCCATCGCCCGCCCCGAGCTTCTCGGAGAGCTCAGTCGTCGCTTCGGATCGCAGTGCATCGTCCTGTCCGTGGACGCGCGTACCGTTCCCGAGGGTTCCGCTCCCACCCCGTCCGGCTGGGAGGTCACCACTCACGGTGGACGCCGCGGCACCGGCATCGACGCCGTCGAATGGGCCCGTCGCGGACAGGACCTCGGAGTGGGCGAAATCCTGCTCAACTCCATGGATGCCGACGGCACCAAGGCGGGCTTCGATCTGGCGATGGTGCGGGCGGTCCGCGAGGCAGTGTCGATCCCCGTCATCGCCTCGGGCGGTGCCGGTTCGGTCGAACACTTCGCTCCGGCGGTCCATGCCGGGGCCGACGCTGTCCTCGCCGCGAGTGTTTTTCACTTCGGCGAGATGACCATCGGGGACGTCAAGAAGGCACTCGCGGCAGAAGGGATCACGGTCCGATGAGAGAGTTCGTTCTCGACCCTGCCGTCGCCGATCGGCTCTCCCGCAACGACGACGGCCTGATCGCGGCGGTCGTGCAGGACGCCACCTCGGGCCGTGTGCTCATGATGGCGTGGATGGATGACGCCGCCCTGGCCGAAACCCTGGAAACCCGACGGGGCGTCTACTTCTCCCGCTCGCGGGGCCAAAGGTGGGTCAAGGGGGAGACTTCCGGGCATGTGCAGCACGTCCGCAGTGTGGAGATCGACTGCGACGGCGACACCGTCCTGCTCAGTGTCGAACAGACCGGTGCGGCCTGCCACAACGGCACCATCAGCTGTTTCGACACCGCCACTTTGCTCGGAGAGGACTGATCGGCGTGCCCTTCATCCAGATTAACCAGCTCGACGGGATGACCGCGACGGACAAGGCCAGCGTTATCAAGGCCGTCACGGCCGCGTACGCCGACGCCTCGGGCAAGGACCCAGACAAGGTGTGGGTCCACATCCGCGACATGCCGCACGACTCCTTCGGGATCGGTGGCAAGGCATTCGGATGAGCACCGAGACCACCACATTCGACCAGTTCCGGACGCTTGCTGCTGGCCACCGAGTTGTGCCCGTGGTGCGCACGGTGTTGGCAGACTCCGACACCCCGTTGTCGGCGTACGTCAAACTCGCCGGCGACAGGCCGGGGACGTTCCTGCTGGAGTCCGCCGAGCACGGGCGATCCTGGTCCAGATGGTCGTTCATCGGCTGCGGTTCTGCTGCCGCGCTGACCGTTGACGACGCCGGCGAGGCGACGTGGTGGGGACATGTGCCAGCGGGCGCGCCCACCGGTGGTGATCCGCTGGAAGCACTCCGGAGGACCCTTGATCTCTTGCGCACCGATCAGATCCCGGGTCTGCCGCCGCTGACGTCCGGGATGGTCGGCTACCTCGGGTACGACATCGTTCGTCGGCTTGAACGGATCGTGCCCGACACCACCGACGATCTGGCTGTTCCGGAGCTCGTGCAATTGTTGGCCACGGACATCGCCGCGTTTGACCACCACGAGGGTCGGATCCATCTCATCGCTAATGCGGTCAACTGGGACGGCAGCGACGAGCGGGTCGACCAGGCCTACGCGGACGCGGTGGGCCGGGTCGATGCGATGACCGCGCGACTCGCCGAGCCCGGCGCGGGCGGGGTGAGCGTATTCGAGACCCCGGTACCCGACGTGCGCCGCTGCACCGACGAGGACACCTACCACGCGCGGGTCGCTGACATCATCGAGCAGATCCATTCGGGCGAGGCCTTCCAGGTGGTCCTCAGCCAACGCTTCGAGGTCGACACCGCGGCCTCGCCGCGGGACGTCTACAGGATCCTGCGGACCACCAACCCGAGTCCGTACATGTTCCTCATGACGATCCCGGACGGCAGCGGGGAGGACGGTTTCGGCGGTACCGCCTTCACCATCGTGGGATCGAGCCCGGAGGCGTTGGTGACCGTCCAGGACGGAGAGGCGAAGACCCACCCGATCGCGGGCACCAGACCGAGGGGTGACGACGACGAGCACGACACCCTGCTCGCCAAGGAGCTGGTGGATGACGCGAAGGAGAACGCCGAACACTTGATGCTGGTCGATCTCGGTCGCAACGACCTCGGCCGGGTCTGCGTGCCGGGCACGGTGGAGGTGACGGAGTTCCGCCAGGTGGAGCGGTACAGCCACGTGATGCACCTCGTGTCCACGGTGACCGGGCGACTGGCCGATGGGCAGACGGGCATCGACGCGGTGACCGCGTGTTTCCCGGCCGGCACCCTGTCCGGATCGCCCAAACCGCGCGCACTGCAGATCATCGAGGACCTCGAGGACACACGGCGCGGGGTCTACGGAGGAGTGGTCGGCTACGTCGACTTCGCCGGCAACACCGATCAGGCCATCGCGATACGTTCGGCCGTGATCAAGGGCGGCACGGCGTACGTCCAGGCAGGGGCCGGAATCGTCGCCGACTCGATAGCGGCCTCGGAGGATGCCGAGTGTGCCAACAAGGCGATGGCGGTCCTGCGGGCCGTCGCCGCTGCGGAGACGTTGCGAGATGCGGGGGAGAGTCGATGACCCGACGCGTGCGCCTACTTCTTCCCGTGGTCCTGTTGCTATCGGCTGCGGCCCTGCTGTGGGTCGCCTCCCGAGTCGTCTGGCTGGACGTCGTCGCCTTCAACGACCAGTCGGGGCAGGCACGGCGGGCCCTGACCGGAAGTGACTGGCAGCCCGCCCTGGTCCCGCTCGCATTGGGCGCCGTGGCGGCGGTCGCAGCCGTGGCGCTGGTGCGCGGCGCGGCTGCCCGCGCCGTGGGGGTGGTCATTGCACTGCTCGGCGTGGCCGCCGGGGGCCTCATGCTGACCTCCGTGGGCGACGTCGACGCCGAGCGGGTCCACTCCGTGATCACCAGCGACGAGGGGCTGGCCCGGACCGACGCCGGGCCGGGTGTCGCGGGTTCCGAGTCGATCCCGCAGTGGTCGCAGATCACCGACTTGTCGACACGGCCCGCGGGGCCCGTGACCACCGGCGTGGGTGCGGCTGCGCTGATCGCGTCGGGGATCGTCGTCCTCGCCTGGCCGGCCCGACCGGTGCGACGCGACGACCGGTACGTGACCCCGGCAGCGCGTCGGGAAGGGGCCGCGGTCGGGCCGGACCCGGGAAAGGACGACGGGCGGGACCTCTGGCAGGAATTGGACGACGGGCGGGACCCGACCGGCTGACAGTCCATGCGCGGGCCCGATTCGGGAACCGCGCGGGGGACCTCTATTGTTGATGTCGATCACACTTTCCGCCCCACGACTGCAGAGGGAGGTCACGGTGGGTACCGTGCTGGACTCAATTCTCGACGGCGTCCGCAAGGACGTCGCAGCCCGTGAGGCCGTCATCGACATGGCGTCGGTGAAGAAGGCCGCCCAGTCGGCCCCGGATCCGCTCGATGCTCTCAAGGTGCTGCGGGACCCCGGGGTGGGTGTCATCGCCGAGGTCAAGAGGGCGAGCCCTTCCAAGGGTGCCCTCGCCGAGATTCCCGACCCCGCGGTGCTGGCCCGGATGTACGAGGAGGGTGGGGCACGCGTCATCTCATGCCTGACCGAGGAGCGCCGTTTTCACGGCAGCCTGGCCGATCTCGACGCGGTCCGTCGCGCCGTGGACATCCCCGTCCTCCGCAAGGATTTCGTGGTGGGGCCCTATCAGATCCATGAGGCGCGGGCGCACGGCGCGGACCTGGTCCTACTCATCGTGGCCGCGCTCGAACAGGACGCACTGGTGTCGCTGCTCGACCGCACGGAGTCGTTGGGAATGACGGCGCTCGTCGAAGTCCACACCGAGGAGGAGGCCGACCGCGCGCTGGAAGCCGGTGCCACGGTCATCGGCGTCAACGCCCGCAACCTCAAGACCCTCGAGGTGGACAGGGATGTATTCTCCCGGATCGCACCGGGGTTGCCGTCGGACGTGGTGAAGATCGCCGAGTCCGGTGTGCGGGACTCCTCGGATCTGCTGGCGTACGCCAGCGTGGGTGCGGACGCCGTGCTCGTGGGCGAGGGACTGGTGACGAAGGGCGATCCGCGTGCGGCGTGCAATGCTCTGGCCACGGCGGGTGCCCACCCGTCCTGCCCGCAGGGACCCCGCTAGTCCACTGCCGTGGGCTTCCGGCAGACTGGGACCGTGAACTCCAAGGATCTTTCGTCACTGCCCACCATGGGAGAGGTGCTCCGGACGACCACCGGACACGAACCTGACCAACGGGGCCACTGGGGGCCGTTCGGCGGTAGGTACGTCCCCGAGGCGCTGATGGCGGTGGTCGACGAGGTGGCCGACGCGTATGCGAAGGCGCGGTCCGACGACGGGTACCTCGACGAGCTCGACCGGCTGCAGCGTCATTACTCCGGCAGGCCGTCCCCGTTGTACGAGGCGGCACGATTCGGCGGGGAGATCGGTGCCCGCGTGTTCCTCAAGCGCGAGGACCTTAATCATACTGGCTCACATAAGATCAACAACGTCCTCGGTCAGGCTCTGCTCGCGCAGCGGATGGGCAAGAAGCGTGTGATCGCGGAGACCGGCGCCGGTCAGCACGGCGTGGCCACTGCTACGGCGTGCGCCCTGCTCGGACTCGAGTGCAAGGTTTATATGGGTGCGGTGGATGTGCGCAGGCAGTCGCTCAACGTGGCCCGCATGCGACTGCTCGGCGCGGAGGTGGAGGCCGTCGAAATCGGTTCGGCCACGCTCAAGGACGCGATCAACGAGGCGATGCGGGACTGGGTCGCCCATGCGGATGACACTTACTATGCGTTTGGGACGGCGGCCGGGCCGCATCCTTTCCCGACGATGGTCCGCGACTTCCAGCGCATCGTCGGCGCGGAGGCGCGGGCGCAGATCCTCGACCAGGCCGGTCGGCTACCGGACGCCGCCGTGGCGTGTGTCGGCGGCGGTTCCAACGCGATCGGGTTGTTCCATGCGTTCCTTAATGATGAATCGGTCCGTCTAGTCGGTTGCGAGGCCGGCGGCGACGGCGTGGAGTCGGGACGCACGGCAGCGACCGTCAACGCGGGCACACCCGGCGTCTTCCAGGGGTCGTACGCCCATCTCATGCAGAACTCGGACGGGCAGACCGTCGAGTCGTACTCCATCTCCGCCGGCCTGGACTACCCGGGTGTCGGACCGGAGCACTCGCGCCTGGCGGAGATCGGACGGGCAGAGTACCGGCCCGTCACGGACACTCAGGCCATGGATGCGTTCGCGCAGCTGTGCCGTACCGAGGGCATCATCCCTGCAATCGAGTCGGCCCACGCGGTGGCGGGGACCGCCCAGCTGGCAGCAGAAGGCGTGGATCTGATCCTGGTCAATGTCTCCGGCCGAGGCGACAAGGACGTGGACACCGCTGCACGGTGGTTCGGGCTGGTGGACGGTGGGACCCCGCCCGAGGCTGGGGTCGATTCGAGCCGGGGCGCCGACGACGGCGAGGGCGAGTACGCGGACGGGGGAGTCGAGGGATGAGCGTTCTCAGTGACGTGTTCGAGCGGTGCCGGGGCGAGAACCGGGCCGCACTCATCGGGTACTACCCGGCCGGTTACCCGACCCTCGAAGGATCGATCGAAGCCGTGCGCACGATGGTCGAAGGTGGATGCGACATCATCGAGGTCGGCATCCCCTACTCCGATCCGATGATGGACGGACCGACCATCCAGGCCGCCGCCGACACCGCACTTGAGGCCGGTTTCCGGGTGGCGGACACGTTCGAGGTGGTCCGTGCGGTCGCCGACGCCGGTGCGGTGCCTGTGGTGATGACCTACTGGAACCCGGTGTTGCAGTACGGTATCGAGCGTTTCGCGGCCGACCTCGCCGCAGCTGGCGGGACGGGTGTCATCACTCCCGACCTCATCCCCGACGAGGCGGAGGACTGGATCGCGGCGTCGGATTCCCACGGCATCGACCGAGTGTTCCTCGTGGCTCCGTCCTCGACCCCTGAGCGCCTCGCGATGACATTGTCCCTTACCGGCGGATTCGTCTACGTCCAGGCAGTCATGGGCGTCACCGGAGCCCGGGACGTCGTCTCGGACGCACCCCGGACACTCACTGCGCGGGTCCGCGAAATCTCCGACCTCGCTTGTGGGGTCGGGCTGGGAGTCCGCAATGGTGCCCAGGCGGCCGAGATCGCCTCCTACGCTGATGGTGTGATCGTCGGTTCCGCGCTCATCACGGCGGCTTCTGAGGGGCTCGACTCCCTCAGGCGTCTGACGTCCGAGTTGGCGGAGGGCGTCCGTCGGCCCGGGGCGGGCTCGTGATCCCCAGTCCTCCCCAGGGGGTCTGGGAGATCGGACCTTTCCCACTCCGCGCCTACGCGCTGTGGATCATCCTGGGCATCGTCATCGCCATCTGGTGGGGCGAGAAGCGCTGGATCGCCCGCGGCGGGCAGCCGGGGGTTGTGCTCGACACCGCCCTGTGGGCCATTCCGTTCGGACTGATCGGTGGCCGCGTCTACCACGTGGCAACCGACTGGTACCGCTACTTCGGAGAGGGCCGCAATCCGGTCGACGCACTGAAGATCTGGGACGGGGGTCTGGGCATCTGGGGTGCGGTCGCCTTTGGTGCGCTCGGCGCCTATATCGGTCTGCGCCAGCAGGGAATCCGGGCGTTGGGGGCTCTGGGCGACTCGATCGCGCCGGGTATCGTGCTGGCGCAGGGGATCGGCCGGCTGGGCAACTATTTCAACCAGGAGCTCTACGGCCGTGAGACCGACGTGCCCTGGGCACTGGAGATCTACCAACGTTACGACGAGTCCTACGGCTATTCCGAGACGATCGGGCGGTCGACCGGCCAGGTGCTGGCGACAGTCCACCCGACTTTCCTCTACGAACTGCTGTGGAACGTACTCGTCGCGATCGTGCTGGTCTTGGTCGACCGACGGTTCCGCCTGGGACACGGTCGGCTCTTCGCTCTATACGTGGCGCTGTACTGCTTTGGTCGATTCTGGGTCGAACTGCTTCGAGCGGACGCCGCCACGGAGGTGTTCGGTCTGCGGATCAACACCATCGTCTCCGTAGTAGTCATGCTCTTCGCGCTGCTGTATCTCTGGAGGGCGCGCCGCGGTCGGGAGAGCCCGTCCGAGCTGCGTGCGCTGGGCGGTGCCGAAGGCGACGCCAGCAACGGGGCCCCTCACGGCGACGCACCCCCGTTGTCCGGTCGTTGACCTCGGGTTAACCAGGCAACCGGTTGTAAGGACTAGATTGGGTCAAGTGAATCGTCGTACGAAGATCGTCTGCACCCTGGGTCCCGCCGTCGCCTCCGAGGCGGGTATCCGCGAGCTGGTCGACGCGGGTATGGATGTTGCCCGCCTCAACTTCAGCCACGGAGAACACTCCGACCACGAGGCCAACTATCGCTGGGTCCGCAGGGCCTCCGACGAGTCCGGCAGGGCGGTCGGTGTGCTCGCGGACCTTCAAGGTCCTAAAATCCGGCTCGGCCGCTTCATCGAGGGCAGGCACGAATGGGCGGAAGGCGACCGTGTCGTCATCACTGTCGCTGAGGTGGAGGGCACCAAGGACCGCGTCTCCACGACCTACAAGGGGCTGGCGAACGACGCCCGTCCGGGAGACCGTCTGCTCGTCGATGACGGCAACATCGGACTCACCGTCGAGCGGGTCGACGGTGACGACGTCCACTGCGTCGTTACCGAGGGGGGCACAGTCTCCAACAACAAGGGTGTGTCCCTGCCAGGCA encodes:
- the trpC gene encoding indole-3-glycerol phosphate synthase TrpC, with the protein product MSITLSAPRLQREVTVGTVLDSILDGVRKDVAAREAVIDMASVKKAAQSAPDPLDALKVLRDPGVGVIAEVKRASPSKGALAEIPDPAVLARMYEEGGARVISCLTEERRFHGSLADLDAVRRAVDIPVLRKDFVVGPYQIHEARAHGADLVLLIVAALEQDALVSLLDRTESLGMTALVEVHTEEEADRALEAGATVIGVNARNLKTLEVDRDVFSRIAPGLPSDVVKIAESGVRDSSDLLAYASVGADAVLVGEGLVTKGDPRAACNALATAGAHPSCPQGPR
- the trpB gene encoding tryptophan synthase subunit beta; protein product: MGEVLRTTTGHEPDQRGHWGPFGGRYVPEALMAVVDEVADAYAKARSDDGYLDELDRLQRHYSGRPSPLYEAARFGGEIGARVFLKREDLNHTGSHKINNVLGQALLAQRMGKKRVIAETGAGQHGVATATACALLGLECKVYMGAVDVRRQSLNVARMRLLGAEVEAVEIGSATLKDAINEAMRDWVAHADDTYYAFGTAAGPHPFPTMVRDFQRIVGAEARAQILDQAGRLPDAAVACVGGGSNAIGLFHAFLNDESVRLVGCEAGGDGVESGRTAATVNAGTPGVFQGSYAHLMQNSDGQTVESYSISAGLDYPGVGPEHSRLAEIGRAEYRPVTDTQAMDAFAQLCRTEGIIPAIESAHAVAGTAQLAAEGVDLILVNVSGRGDKDVDTAARWFGLVDGGTPPEAGVDSSRGADDGEGEYADGGVEG
- the trpA gene encoding tryptophan synthase subunit alpha, whose product is MSVLSDVFERCRGENRAALIGYYPAGYPTLEGSIEAVRTMVEGGCDIIEVGIPYSDPMMDGPTIQAAADTALEAGFRVADTFEVVRAVADAGAVPVVMTYWNPVLQYGIERFAADLAAAGGTGVITPDLIPDEAEDWIAASDSHGIDRVFLVAPSSTPERLAMTLSLTGGFVYVQAVMGVTGARDVVSDAPRTLTARVREISDLACGVGLGVRNGAQAAEIASYADGVIVGSALITAASEGLDSLRRLTSELAEGVRRPGAGS
- the lgt gene encoding prolipoprotein diacylglyceryl transferase, which codes for MIPSPPQGVWEIGPFPLRAYALWIILGIVIAIWWGEKRWIARGGQPGVVLDTALWAIPFGLIGGRVYHVATDWYRYFGEGRNPVDALKIWDGGLGIWGAVAFGALGAYIGLRQQGIRALGALGDSIAPGIVLAQGIGRLGNYFNQELYGRETDVPWALEIYQRYDESYGYSETIGRSTGQVLATVHPTFLYELLWNVLVAIVLVLVDRRFRLGHGRLFALYVALYCFGRFWVELLRADAATEVFGLRINTIVSVVVMLFALLYLWRARRGRESPSELRALGGAEGDASNGAPHGDAPPLSGR